A genomic segment from Nicotiana tabacum cultivar K326 chromosome 7, ASM71507v2, whole genome shotgun sequence encodes:
- the LOC107832192 gene encoding perakine reductase gives MADEVEMPTVKLGSQGLEVSKLGFGCMGLTGVYNAPLPEEEGIAIIKEAFSKGVTFFDTSDIYSMDHANEFLVGKALKQLPREKIQLATKFGIYKVEPTKITVKGTPEYVRACCEASLKRLQVDCIDLYYVHRIDVTVPIEETMEELKKLVEEGKIKYIGLSEAHPETIRRAHAVHPVTAVQQEYSLWTRDIEDDIVPVCRELGIGIVPYGPVGRGLFAGKAVIESLPANSFLVTHPRFTGENFEKNKSIYFRLEGIAKKHGCSPAQLAIAWVLHQGDDIAPIPGTTKIKNLHDNIGSVRVKLTEEDVKELSDAVPIGEVAGERIGEALYKTSYKYGITPPPRK, from the exons ATGGCGGACGAGGTTGAGATGCCAACAGTAAAACTGGGAAGCCAAGGACTTGAG GTCTCCAAATTAGGTTTCGGTTGTATGGGGCTTACTGGAGTCTATAATGCTCCTCTTCCCGAGGAGGAAGGGATTGCAATAATCAAGGAGGCTTTTAGTAAAGGAGTCACATTTTTTGACACGTCCGACATTTATAGCATGGATCATGCGAATGAATTCTTGGTCGGGAAG GCATTAAAGCAATTGCCTCGAGAAAAAATACAGCTTGCCACAAAGTTTGGTATTTATAAGGTTGAACCAACTAAGATTACAGTGAAAGGAACTCCTGAATATGTTCGTGCCTGCTGTGAAGCTAGCTTAAAGCGCCTACAAGTGGATTGCATTGATCTCTACTATGTGCACCGTATAGACGTAACAGTGCCCATTGAAGAAACA ATGGAAGAACTTAAGAAGTTAGTTGAAGAAGGTAAAATAAAGTATATTGGCCTCTCTGAAGCTCACCCGGAGACAATAAGGAGAGCACATGCAGTTCATCCCGTCACTGCTGTACAACAGGAGTATTCCTTATGGACACGTGACATTGAGGATGACATAGTTCCAGTTTGCAG GGAGCTTGGAATTGGGATTGTTCCATATGGCCCTGTTGGACGTGGGCTTTTTGCTGGAAAAGCGGTTATTGAAAGCTTGCCAGCTAACAGCTTTTTG GTTACACATCCTAGGTTTACTGGAGAGAACTTTGAAAAGAACAAATCTATATATTTTCGTCTGGAAGGAATAGCGAAGAAGCATGGTTGCTCTCCGGCTCAACTTGCTATTGCATGGGTCCTTCATCAAGGGGATGATATTGCACCTATTCCTG GTACGACGAAGATTAAAAATCTTCATGATAACATAGGTTCTGTGAGGGTGAAGCTCACAGAAGAAGACGTAAAAGAACTTTCTGACGCAGTGCCCATTGGTGAAGTGGCAGGGGAGAGAATTGGTGAGGCTCTTTATAAGACTTCATATAAGTATGGAATTACACCACCCCCAAGAAAATGA